One Pristiophorus japonicus isolate sPriJap1 chromosome 19, sPriJap1.hap1, whole genome shotgun sequence genomic window carries:
- the LOC139229819 gene encoding zinc finger and BTB domain-containing protein 22-like, whose translation MDAGGSMVYVDFPNFGSSLLENLNRQRMEGKFCDISIHVQGRVFKAHRAVLAASSPYFHDQVLFRNASRLVLPGVMDSRAFESILASCYAGRLAVLPADIVSYLTVGSFLQMWHVVDKCTELLRESQPLPPLPSCPPPPAPSGQRACRTTDNQSPSSSNYFSPREAGEVKPEGGEATAAAAKPDLNEEEEEEEEDEEEEDEEEEDDKEPEHKVTSNQGEQSGGETVAEGGCLADSLFHRPLYVPPSIVPHKRWVYVKKEKPEEDDLVLTCEEDEHHFVKTASGRLLRLEPQALSITDVCTLAGPELLLGPDDPAFEDQLDYCGSSEDLAYEAPDGSPGGYSRQALGGPLGAYRPPGEARHGAAQASPSAGGGGGPGGGGGPGGGKMFACHCGKSFTHKSQRDRHINMHLNLRPFACTICNKKFKMKHHLVEHMKIHTGLKPFECHVCGKKFMWRDSFLRHKAACEKLQRATALNPGII comes from the coding sequence ATGGACGCCGGGGGCAGCATGGTGTACGTGGATTTCCCCAACTTCGGCAGCAGCTTGCTGGAGAACCTGAACCGGCAGCGCATGGAGGGCAAGTTCTGCGACATCTCCATCCACGTGCAGGGCCGAGTGTTCAAGGCCCACCGGGCCGTGTTGGCGGCCTCCTCGCCCTACTTCCACGACCAGGTGCTGTTCCGCAACGCCAGCCGCCTGGTGCTGCCCGGCGTGATGGACTCCCGGGCCTTCGAGAGCATCCTGGCCTCCTGCTACGCCGGCCGGCTGGCCGTGCTGCCGGCCGACATCGTCAGCTACCTGACGGTGGGCAGCTTCCTGCAGATGTGGCACGTGGTGGACAAGTGCACCGAGCTGCTGCGCGAGAGCCAGCCGCTGCCGCCCCTGCCCTCGTGCCCTCCCCCGCCGGCCCCCAGCGGCCAGCGGGCCTGCCGCACCACCGACAACCAGTCGCCCAGCAGCAGCAACTACTTCAGCCCCCGGGAGGCGGGGGAGGTCAAGCCGGAGGGCGGGGAGGCGACGGCGGCGGCGGCGAAGCCGGACCtcaacgaggaggaggaggaggaggaggaggacgaggaggaggaggacgaggaggaggaggacgacaaggaGCCGGAGCACAAGGTCACGAGCAACCAGGGGGAGCAGTCTGGCGGGGAGACGGTGGCCGAGGGGGGCTGCCTCGCCGACAGCCTGTTCCACCGGCCGCTCTACGTGCCACCCAGCATTGTGCCGCACAAGCGCTGGGTCTATGTCAAGAAGGAGAAGCCGGAGGAGGACGACCTGGTGCTGACCTGCGAGGAGGACGAGCACCACTTTGTCAAGACGGCCAGCGGCCGGCTGCTGCGCCTCGAGCCCCAGGCCCTCAGCATCACCGACGTCTGCACCCTGGCCGGCCCGGAGCTGCTGCTGGGGCCCGACGACCCCGCCTTCGAGGACCAGCTCGACTACTGCGGCTCCTCCGAGGACCTGGCCTACGAGGCGCCCGACGGCAGCCCCGGCGGCTACTCCCGCCAGGCCCTGGGCGGCCCGCTGGGCGCTTACCGGCCCCCCGGCGAGGCCCGGCACGGGGCGGCCCAGGCCTCGCCCTCggcgggcggcgggggggggcCCGGCGGTGGCGGGGGGCCGGGTGGGGGCAAAATGTTCGCCTGCCACTGCGGCAAGAGCTTCACCCACAAGAGCCAGCGGGACCGGCACATCAACATGCACCTCAACCTCCGCCCCTTCGCCTGCACCATCTGCAACAAGAAGTTCAAGATGAAGCACCACCTGGTCGAGCACATGAAGATCCACACGGGCCTCAAGCCCTTCGAGTGCCACGTCTGCGGCAAGAAGTTCATGTGGCGTGACAGCTTCCTGCGGCACAAGGCCGCCTGCGAAAAACTGCAACGGGCGACCGCCCTCAACCCTGGCATCATCTGA
- the LOC139230168 gene encoding NADH-ubiquinone oxidoreductase chain 5-like, translated as MCICICVYVYVCVYVYVCICVCVYMCICIYVCVCICIYMCVYIYVCIYICVCVYMCVCVCVCICMCVYICVYICMCVYICVYICVYICVCMYMCVCVCICVCVYVYVCVCIYMCVCVCIYMCVCIYVCVCVYVCVCVYVCVCVYVCVCVYIYVCVCIYMCVCICIYMCVCICVYICVCVCIYVCVCIYICVCVYICVCMYIYMCICVCIYVCIYMYICVCIYVCYIYICVCVYMYIYICVCVYVCVYIYVCVCVCIYVCIYICVCIYVCIYMCVCICMYICVCVYMYLCICVCVCVCVYMCVCIYVCVYICMCIYICMYICIYVYVCVCIYVCVCIYVCV; from the exons atgtgtatatgtatatgtgtatatgtatatgtatgtgtgtatgtatatgtgtgtatatgtgtatgtgtatatatgtgtatatgtatatatgtgtgtgtgtgtatatgtatatatatgtgtgtgtatatatatgtgtgtatatatatatgtgtgtgtgtatatatgtgtgtgtg tgtgtgtgtatgtatatgtatgtgtgtgtatatatgtgtgtatatatgtatgtgtgtgtatatatgtgtgtatatatgtgtgtatatatgtgtgtgtatgtatatgtgtgtgtgtgtatgtatatgtgtgtgtgtgtatgtatatgtgtgtgtgtgtatatatatgtgtgtatgtgtgtgtatatatatgtg tgtatgtatatatgtgtgtgtatgtgtatatgtgtgtgtatgtgtatatgtgtgtgtatgtgtatatgtgtgtgtatgtgtgtatatatatgtgtgtgtatgtatatatatgtgtgtgtgtatatgtatatatatgtgtgtgtgtatatgtgtatatatatgtgtgtgtgt atgtatatatgtgtgtgtatgtatatatatatgtgtgtgtgtgtatatatgtgtgtgtatgtatatatatatgtgtatatgtgtgtgtatatatgtgtgtatatatatgtatatatgtgtgtgtatatatgtgtgt tatatatatatatgtgtgtgtgtatatatgtatatatatatatgtgtgtgtgtatacgtatgtgtatatatatatgtgtgtgtgtgtgtgtgtatatatgtatgtatatatatatgtgtgtgtatatatgtatgtatatatatgtgtgtgtgtatatgtatgtatatatgtgtgtgtgtatatatgtatttatgtatatgtgtgtgtg tatgtgtgtgtgtatatatgtgtgtgtgtatatatgtgtgtgtatatatatgtatgtgtatatatatatgtatgtatatatgtatatatgtatatgtatgtgtatgtatatatgtatgtgtatgtatatatgtatgtgta